A DNA window from Coffea arabica cultivar ET-39 chromosome 6c, Coffea Arabica ET-39 HiFi, whole genome shotgun sequence contains the following coding sequences:
- the LOC113692761 gene encoding AUGMIN subunit 8 isoform X1: protein MDLCELQRVLQKQFTVGTPRPPLIPADKNNGTTRRSRTREVSSRYKSPTPVASSGPRRCSSPTVTRTTNSNVSVPKRAISAERKRPSTPPSPPSPSPSTPVQDTSTDVLLASRKVAGNRLPESLWPSTMRSLSVSFQSDTFSLPISKREKPVNHALADRTLRPPSNVAHKQSETITPASRKPTPERKRSPLKGKNSADQSENFRPVEGVHSRLVEQHRWPSRAGGKLSANTVNRSIDLGDKAGRNSSLQQSGSGVPSLRRWSLDGMTKPLQKSASNLLAPVSSDEGGKQVIGDCSADDNSLHLHKPVSSSFLERSKLMNAAIRSQSLPVHSSRPPSPNKASVTSSTISRGVSPSRAKRVSPVPSRGPSPSRSRPSSPSRQSSNPTSVLSFIADIKKGKKTVNYIEDAHQLRLLYNRQLQWRYANATADAVLSSQKEKAELTLYSVWRSTSDLRDSVIKKRIKLQQLTLKLKLYAVLNEQLAYLDEWPGIERDHAESLSQAITDLQASTLRLPVTGGARGDIQTVKAAVCSAVDIMQAMGSSICLILSQVEEMNCLVSELADVVAQERAMLDECEALFASTSAMQVEEYSLRTHLVQLKEAWINDQLISGN from the exons ATGGATTTATGTGAATTACAGCGAGTATTACAGAAACAGTTTACAGTGGGCACCCCAAGACCACCATTGATTCCGGCAGACAAGAATAATGGAACCACTCGCCGGTCTCGAACAAGAGAAGTTAGTTCTAGATACAAGTCACCTACTCCAGTTGCATCTTCTGGTCCAAGGCGTTGCTCTTCCCCAACTGTCACAAGAACAACAAATTCAAATGTGTCAGTACCAAAAAGAGCTATATCTGCTGAGAGAAAGCGGCCCTCAACGCCACCATCACCACCAAGTCCGTCTCCATCAACACCAGTGCAGGACACATCGACAGATGTGCTTTTGGCATCAAGAAAGGTAGCAGGCAATCGGTTGCCTGAGTCGTTATGGCCGTCTACGATGAGGAGTCTTAGTGTTTCTTTCCAGTCTGATACTTTTTCTCTGCCTATTAGTAAGAGGGAAAAACCAGTTAATCATGCTCTTGCTGATCGGACTCTGAGGCCACCATCCAATGTAGCACATAAGCAGAGTGAAACAATAACCCCTGCTTCACGAAAGCCTACACCAGAGAGAAAAAGGAGTCCACTGAAAGGAAAGAATTCTGCTGATCAGTCTGAGAATTTTAGACCAGTTGAAGGTGTGCATTCTCGACTGGTAGAGCAGCATAGATGGCCTAGTAGAGCAGGTGGAAAATTATCTGCAAATACAGTAAATAGAAGTATTGATCTTGGTGACAAGGCCGGTAGGAATTCATCTTTGCAACAGTCAGGATCTGGGGTACCTTCCTTACGGAGATGGTCCTTGGATGGTATGACTAAGCCTTTACAAAAATCCGCCAGCAACTTGTTGGCACCAGTGTCATCTGATGAAGGTGGGAAACAAGTGATTGGTGATTGCTCAGCTGATGATAATTCATTGCACTTACATAAGCCTGTCTCTTCGAGTTTTTTGGAAAGATCAAAGCTAATGAACGCTGCAATTAGATCTCAGTCTTTACCTGTTCACAGTTCTCGTCCCCCATCACCGAATAAAGCGTCAGTGACCTCATCCACTATTTCACGAGGAGTCAGTCCATCCAGGGCGAAAAGAGTGAGTCCTGTTCCATCAAGAGGGCCGAGTCCATCACGATCAAGACCATCAAGCCCATCAAGACAGTCCAGTAATCCAACTTCTGTTCTCAGTTTCATTGCTGATAtcaaaaagggaaagaagacAGTGAATTACATTGAAGATGCTCACCAACTGCGGCTATTGTACAATAGACAATTGCAGTGGCGATATGCTAATGCTACCGCAGATGCTGTGCTGAgttctcaaaaagaaaaagctgaG CTAACGTTATATAGCGTCTGGAGAAGTACGTCAGATTTGCGAGATTCAGTAATCAAAAAGAGAATAAAACTGCAACAGCTAACATTAAAGTTGAAGCTGTACGCAGTTTTGAATGAACAG CTGGCCTACCTTGATGAGTGGCCAGGAATTGAGAGGGATCATGCTGAATCGTTATCCCAGGCTATCACAGATCTGCAAGCAAGCACTCTCCGCCTTCCAGTCACTGGAGGGGCAAGG GGAGATATCCAAACTGTCAAGGCAGCTGTTTGCTCAGCAGTGGATATAATGCAGGCAATGGGATCCTCCATATGTCTTATACTGTCACAG GTGGAGGAAATGAACTGCCTGGTTTCTGAACTTGCTGACGTGGTAGCTCAAGAAAGAGCAATGCTTGATGAATGTGAGGCTCTCTTTGCGTCAACATCTGCAATGCAG GTAGAGGAATACAGCCTTAGAACCCATCTTGTACAGTTGAAAGAAGCTTGGATAAATGATCAATTGATCTCTGGGAATTAA
- the LOC113692761 gene encoding AUGMIN subunit 8 isoform X2, protein MDLCELQRVLQKQFTVGTPRPPLIPADKNNGTTRRSRTREVSSRYKSPTPVASSGPRRCSSPTVTRTTNSNVSVPKRAISAERKRPSTPPSPPSPSPSTPVQDTSTDVLLASRKVAGNRLPESLWPSTMRSLSVSFQSDTFSLPISKREKPVNHALADRTLRPPSNVAHKQSETITPASRKPTPERKRSPLKGKNSADQSENFRPVEGVHSRLVEQHRWPSRAGGKLSANTVNRSIDLGDKAGRNSSLQQSGSGVPSLRRWSLDGMTKPLQKSASNLLAPVSSDEGGKQVIGDCSADDNSLHLHKPVSSSFLERSKLMNAAIRSQSLPVHSSRPPSPNKASVTSSTISRGVSPSRAKRVSPVPSRGPSPSRSRPSSPSRQSSNPTSVLSFIADIKKGKKTVNYIEDAHQLRLLYNRQLQWRYANATADAVLSSQKEKAELTLYSVWRSTSDLRDSVIKKRIKLQQLTLKLKLYAVLNEQELRGIMLNRYPRLSQICKQALSAFQSLEGQGEISKLSRQLFAQQWI, encoded by the exons ATGGATTTATGTGAATTACAGCGAGTATTACAGAAACAGTTTACAGTGGGCACCCCAAGACCACCATTGATTCCGGCAGACAAGAATAATGGAACCACTCGCCGGTCTCGAACAAGAGAAGTTAGTTCTAGATACAAGTCACCTACTCCAGTTGCATCTTCTGGTCCAAGGCGTTGCTCTTCCCCAACTGTCACAAGAACAACAAATTCAAATGTGTCAGTACCAAAAAGAGCTATATCTGCTGAGAGAAAGCGGCCCTCAACGCCACCATCACCACCAAGTCCGTCTCCATCAACACCAGTGCAGGACACATCGACAGATGTGCTTTTGGCATCAAGAAAGGTAGCAGGCAATCGGTTGCCTGAGTCGTTATGGCCGTCTACGATGAGGAGTCTTAGTGTTTCTTTCCAGTCTGATACTTTTTCTCTGCCTATTAGTAAGAGGGAAAAACCAGTTAATCATGCTCTTGCTGATCGGACTCTGAGGCCACCATCCAATGTAGCACATAAGCAGAGTGAAACAATAACCCCTGCTTCACGAAAGCCTACACCAGAGAGAAAAAGGAGTCCACTGAAAGGAAAGAATTCTGCTGATCAGTCTGAGAATTTTAGACCAGTTGAAGGTGTGCATTCTCGACTGGTAGAGCAGCATAGATGGCCTAGTAGAGCAGGTGGAAAATTATCTGCAAATACAGTAAATAGAAGTATTGATCTTGGTGACAAGGCCGGTAGGAATTCATCTTTGCAACAGTCAGGATCTGGGGTACCTTCCTTACGGAGATGGTCCTTGGATGGTATGACTAAGCCTTTACAAAAATCCGCCAGCAACTTGTTGGCACCAGTGTCATCTGATGAAGGTGGGAAACAAGTGATTGGTGATTGCTCAGCTGATGATAATTCATTGCACTTACATAAGCCTGTCTCTTCGAGTTTTTTGGAAAGATCAAAGCTAATGAACGCTGCAATTAGATCTCAGTCTTTACCTGTTCACAGTTCTCGTCCCCCATCACCGAATAAAGCGTCAGTGACCTCATCCACTATTTCACGAGGAGTCAGTCCATCCAGGGCGAAAAGAGTGAGTCCTGTTCCATCAAGAGGGCCGAGTCCATCACGATCAAGACCATCAAGCCCATCAAGACAGTCCAGTAATCCAACTTCTGTTCTCAGTTTCATTGCTGATAtcaaaaagggaaagaagacAGTGAATTACATTGAAGATGCTCACCAACTGCGGCTATTGTACAATAGACAATTGCAGTGGCGATATGCTAATGCTACCGCAGATGCTGTGCTGAgttctcaaaaagaaaaagctgaG CTAACGTTATATAGCGTCTGGAGAAGTACGTCAGATTTGCGAGATTCAGTAATCAAAAAGAGAATAAAACTGCAACAGCTAACATTAAAGTTGAAGCTGTACGCAGTTTTGAATGAACAG GAATTGAGAGGGATCATGCTGAATCGTTATCCCAGGCTATCACAGATCTGCAAGCAAGCACTCTCCGCCTTCCAGTCACTGGAGGGGCAAGG GGAGATATCCAAACTGTCAAGGCAGCTGTTTGCTCAGCAGTGGATATAA
- the LOC113692762 gene encoding protein DETOXIFICATION 16 isoform X2 — translation MDEKNISHGLECPLVPVSSGVQGSSTKHSDFLAEVKKLLALAGPLILVNFLIFALQNGMSGALDTFCGQSYGAKHYRMLGIHMQRAMVVLLLTCIPLTCIWANTGRILAFVGQDPEISFEAEVYARFLIPGIFAVALLYCQIRFLQAQNNVFPMMLTTGIITLVHLLMCWLLVFKSGLGSRGAALASSVSYWINVLLLALYIRLSPSCKMTWTGFSKEAFHHIWKFLTLAIPSAIMTCLEIWSFEMMVLLSGLLPNPKLETPVLSISLNTCSMIYVMPLGLGGAISTRVSNELGAGRPYEARLAACIGLLVVLTEGVLASTCLILLRKVWGYCYSTEEKVVRYVADMMLLLAGSHILEGIQTVLSGTARGCGWQRVGAVINLGAYYLLGIPSAILLAFVYHVGGKGLWIGIIVALAAQTSLLGIITLRMNWEKEAKKAADRVSGTVNPREAS, via the exons ATGGATGAGAAAAACATAAGCCATGGACTGGAATGCCCACTTGTTCCAGTCTCATCCGGAGTGCAGGGATCCAGTACAAAGCATTCCGATTTCTTGGCAGAAGTGAAGAAGCTCTTGGCACTGGCAGGGCCTCTGATCTTGGTCAACTTCTTGATATTTGCTTTGCAG AATGGGATGTCTGGTGCATTGGACACATTCTGCGGTCAGTCCTATGGAGCAAAACACTATCGAATGCTGGGAATTCATATGCAGAGAGCTATGGTCGTCCTTTTACTTACCTGCATCCCTCTTACATGTATTTGGGCAAATACAGGGCGTATTCTTGCGTTTGTGGGGCAAGATCCTGAAATATCATTTGAAGCTGAAGTGTATGCCCGCTTTCTGATACCAGGCATCTTTGCTGTTGCGCTCCTATACTGCCAAATCCGATTTCTGCAAGCCCAAAATAATGTCTTTCCTATGATGCTTACTACTGGAATTATAACATTAGTTCATTTACTCATGTGTTGGCTTCTCGTATTTAAATCAGGCCTCGGAAGCAGAGGTGCTGCTCTGGCTAGCTCCGTTTCGTATTGGATCAATGTTTTGTTGTTAGCGTTGTATATTAGGTTATCTCCTTCCTGTAAAATGACTTGGACTGGATTTTCCAAGGAAGCATTTCATCATATCTGGAAATTTCTTACACTGGCAATTCCTTCTGCTATAATGACCTG CCTAGAGATTTGGTCATTTGAAATGATGGTTTTGCTGTCTGgtcttcttccaaatccaaagctAGAAACACCAGTTCTTTCCATCAG CCTTAACACATGTAGCATGATTTACGTGATGCCGCTAGGACTTGGTGGTGCCATCAG TACAAGGGTCTCAAATGAACTCGGGGCTGGTAGGCCATATGAAGCTCGTTTAGCAGCATGCATTGGacttttggttgttttgacggAAGGTGTTTTGGCATCAACATGCCTCATCCTTTTGCGCAAAGTATGGGGCTACTGCTATAGCACAGAAGAAAAGGTAGTGAGATATGTAGCAGATATGATGCTTTTGCTTGCAGGATCACATATTCTAGAGGGCATTCAAACCGTACTTTCAG GCACTGCAAGAGGATGTGGCTGGCAAAGGGTAGGTGCAGTCATCAATTTGGGAGCTTATTATTTGTTGGGAATACCTTCTGCTATACTGTTAGCATTTGTCTATCATGTTGGAGGAAAG GGGCTTTGGATTGGCATTATTGTGGCGCTGGCTGCACAAACATCACTTCTTGGAATAATAACTTTGCGAATGAATTGGGAGAAAGAG GCAAAGAAGGCTGCTGATAGGGTGTCTGGCACAGTGAATCCCAGAGAAGCATCATAG
- the LOC113692762 gene encoding protein DETOXIFICATION 16 isoform X1: MDEKNISHGLECPLVPVSSGVQGSSTKHSDFLAEVKKLLALAGPLILVNFLIFALQVIALMFVGHLGELALSGASLATSFASVTGFSLFNGMSGALDTFCGQSYGAKHYRMLGIHMQRAMVVLLLTCIPLTCIWANTGRILAFVGQDPEISFEAEVYARFLIPGIFAVALLYCQIRFLQAQNNVFPMMLTTGIITLVHLLMCWLLVFKSGLGSRGAALASSVSYWINVLLLALYIRLSPSCKMTWTGFSKEAFHHIWKFLTLAIPSAIMTCLEIWSFEMMVLLSGLLPNPKLETPVLSISLNTCSMIYVMPLGLGGAISTRVSNELGAGRPYEARLAACIGLLVVLTEGVLASTCLILLRKVWGYCYSTEEKVVRYVADMMLLLAGSHILEGIQTVLSGTARGCGWQRVGAVINLGAYYLLGIPSAILLAFVYHVGGKGLWIGIIVALAAQTSLLGIITLRMNWEKEAKKAADRVSGTVNPREAS, translated from the exons ATGGATGAGAAAAACATAAGCCATGGACTGGAATGCCCACTTGTTCCAGTCTCATCCGGAGTGCAGGGATCCAGTACAAAGCATTCCGATTTCTTGGCAGAAGTGAAGAAGCTCTTGGCACTGGCAGGGCCTCTGATCTTGGTCAACTTCTTGATATTTGCTTTGCAGGTGATCGCCCTCATGTTTGTTGGTCACCTTGGAGAGCTAGCTCTTTCTGGTGCTTCTTTGGCTACTTCATTCGCTTCAGTAACTGGTTTCAGCTTGTTC AATGGGATGTCTGGTGCATTGGACACATTCTGCGGTCAGTCCTATGGAGCAAAACACTATCGAATGCTGGGAATTCATATGCAGAGAGCTATGGTCGTCCTTTTACTTACCTGCATCCCTCTTACATGTATTTGGGCAAATACAGGGCGTATTCTTGCGTTTGTGGGGCAAGATCCTGAAATATCATTTGAAGCTGAAGTGTATGCCCGCTTTCTGATACCAGGCATCTTTGCTGTTGCGCTCCTATACTGCCAAATCCGATTTCTGCAAGCCCAAAATAATGTCTTTCCTATGATGCTTACTACTGGAATTATAACATTAGTTCATTTACTCATGTGTTGGCTTCTCGTATTTAAATCAGGCCTCGGAAGCAGAGGTGCTGCTCTGGCTAGCTCCGTTTCGTATTGGATCAATGTTTTGTTGTTAGCGTTGTATATTAGGTTATCTCCTTCCTGTAAAATGACTTGGACTGGATTTTCCAAGGAAGCATTTCATCATATCTGGAAATTTCTTACACTGGCAATTCCTTCTGCTATAATGACCTG CCTAGAGATTTGGTCATTTGAAATGATGGTTTTGCTGTCTGgtcttcttccaaatccaaagctAGAAACACCAGTTCTTTCCATCAG CCTTAACACATGTAGCATGATTTACGTGATGCCGCTAGGACTTGGTGGTGCCATCAG TACAAGGGTCTCAAATGAACTCGGGGCTGGTAGGCCATATGAAGCTCGTTTAGCAGCATGCATTGGacttttggttgttttgacggAAGGTGTTTTGGCATCAACATGCCTCATCCTTTTGCGCAAAGTATGGGGCTACTGCTATAGCACAGAAGAAAAGGTAGTGAGATATGTAGCAGATATGATGCTTTTGCTTGCAGGATCACATATTCTAGAGGGCATTCAAACCGTACTTTCAG GCACTGCAAGAGGATGTGGCTGGCAAAGGGTAGGTGCAGTCATCAATTTGGGAGCTTATTATTTGTTGGGAATACCTTCTGCTATACTGTTAGCATTTGTCTATCATGTTGGAGGAAAG GGGCTTTGGATTGGCATTATTGTGGCGCTGGCTGCACAAACATCACTTCTTGGAATAATAACTTTGCGAATGAATTGGGAGAAAGAG GCAAAGAAGGCTGCTGATAGGGTGTCTGGCACAGTGAATCCCAGAGAAGCATCATAG
- the LOC113691590 gene encoding borneol dehydrogenase, mitochondrial-like, with protein sequence MANLSSEAQVGKRLEGKVALITGAAQGIGACMARVFVNHGAKVVCVDINEELGRSVCDDLGAENASFLYCDVTKESDIENAINRTVHEHGKLDIMINNAGIADEGKTSILDNDLSDFERVMRVNLSGVFLGIKHAARAMIPTRSGSIINLGSISGSIGGITSHSYSSSKHAVVGLTRNAAAELGKHGIRVNCLSSHVVLTPLSQNFFNFGEEGQSRVYTNLEGMVLKPEDLANAAVYLASEEARFMSGHNLMLDGGFTVTNPAFGLFSRF encoded by the exons ATGGCTAATCTTTCATCAGAAGCTCAGGTTGGCAAAAG GTTGGAAGGTAAGGTCGCTCTGATCACTGGCGCAGCTCAAGGCATAGGTGCTTGTATGGCAAGAGTGTTCGTCAATCATGGGGCTAAAGTAGTGTGTGTTGACATAAATGAAGAGCTGGGGCGATCTGTATGTGACGATTTGGGCGCCGAAAATGCATCTTTTCTCTATTGTGATGTAACCAAGGAATCAGATATTGAAAATGCAATTAACAGGACCGTTCACGAGCATGGGAAGCTGGATATCATGATCAACAACGCTGGCATAGCAGATGAAGGAAAAACTAGCATCCTAGACAACGATCTTTCCGATTTTGAACGTGTGATGCGGGTTAATCTCTCAGGTGTTTTCCTCGGCATCAAACATGCAGCCCGGGCGATGATCCCAACGCGAAGTGGGAGCATCATTAACCTGGGAAGCATTTCAGGAAGCATTGGAGGGATAACCTCCCATTCATATTCGAGTTCAAAGCATGCTGTCGTGGGCTTGACAAGAAATGCTGCTGCAGAGCTTGGGAAGCATGGAATCAGAGTCAACTGCTTGTCTTCTCATGTTGTTTTGACACCACTGTCCCAGaacttcttcaattttggtGAAGAAGGACAATCACGAGTTTACACAAACCTTGAAGGGATGGTCTTGAAGCCTGAAGATTTAGCCAATGCTGCTGTTTATCTGGCTAGTGAGGAGGCAAGGTTCATGAGTGGACACAATCTTATGTTGGATGGAGGATTCACCGTCACAAATCCAGCTTTTGGATTGTTTTCAAGATTCTAG